From the Euzebya sp. genome, one window contains:
- a CDS encoding DUF2236 domain-containing protein — MRSHHVALPRTALAGVGLALGGLAATARGRTHRVADRIAGLDPVAEAQEVMWLLASREFGHDVETALSLALFRTYASPSISVVLEATGEFTARPRKRYDDTELIMAEMSKHGFDHPRGRTALRRMNAMHAAYDIAATDTLYVLTTFILEPIRWIDRWGWRSLTDAERTAQVISYRELGRHMGLGDLPDDLAWYERVNRAYEAEHFAYHPANAAVADASMGMFLDMYLPAPLHRIGHAVVRALLDPPVLDAFGYDPAPPAVVAGVHGALRARAAVQRHLMPERRTDYDLTAVRRPTYPDGHVVAELGSFPDGATRTRANSAIADLRAACPVSAPRAATAPAAP; from the coding sequence ATGCGCAGTCACCACGTCGCCCTGCCCAGGACCGCGCTGGCAGGGGTCGGTCTCGCGCTCGGCGGTCTCGCCGCCACCGCCCGTGGCCGCACCCACCGGGTCGCGGACCGCATCGCCGGGCTCGACCCGGTCGCCGAGGCGCAGGAGGTGATGTGGCTGCTCGCCAGCCGCGAGTTCGGCCACGACGTCGAGACCGCGCTGTCCCTCGCGCTGTTCCGCACCTACGCCTCACCGTCGATCTCGGTGGTGCTCGAGGCGACGGGGGAGTTCACCGCGCGCCCCCGCAAGCGCTACGACGACACCGAGCTGATCATGGCGGAGATGAGCAAGCACGGGTTCGACCACCCGCGCGGCCGCACCGCCCTGCGGCGCATGAACGCGATGCACGCCGCCTACGACATCGCGGCCACCGACACCCTCTACGTCCTGACCACGTTCATCCTCGAGCCGATCCGCTGGATCGACCGCTGGGGCTGGAGGTCCCTCACCGACGCCGAGCGCACCGCCCAGGTGATCAGCTACCGCGAGCTCGGCCGGCACATGGGCCTCGGCGACCTGCCCGACGACCTCGCCTGGTATGAGCGGGTCAACCGCGCCTACGAGGCCGAGCACTTCGCCTACCACCCCGCGAACGCCGCCGTGGCGGACGCGTCCATGGGCATGTTCCTCGACATGTACCTGCCCGCACCCCTCCACCGGATCGGTCACGCCGTCGTCCGCGCGCTCCTCGACCCGCCGGTGCTCGACGCGTTCGGCTACGACCCCGCGCCCCCGGCCGTGGTGGCCGGCGTCCACGGCGCCCTCCGCGCCCGGGCCGCGGTGCAGCGCCACCTGATGCCGGAGCGCCGCACCGACTACGACCTGACCGCCGTCCGCCGGCCCACCTACCCCGACGGGCACGTCGTCGCCGAGCTCGGCTCGTTCCCGGACGGCGCGACCCGCACCCGCGCGAACTCGGCCATCGCGGACCTGCGAGCCGCGTGCCCGGTGTCCGCTCCGCGCGCGGCGACGGCACCGGCTGCTCCGTAG
- a CDS encoding winged helix-turn-helix transcriptional regulator: MRWRDVDHEACAVTLAAEVIGDRWSVLVLREVLNGVRRFDDIQGHIGVSRSVLAQRLRDLIAAGVLEKREIRPDGDRARHEYRLTAMGRDLQPVMHALMDFGDRWLTGRDEPTVVVRHRGCAAQVHVTSVCDAGHVIDDPRELYGEVGAAPPPAVPGPTAAPDLPADASR; this comes from the coding sequence ATGCGCTGGAGGGATGTGGACCACGAGGCGTGCGCCGTCACGCTCGCGGCCGAGGTGATCGGGGACCGCTGGTCGGTGCTGGTCCTGCGCGAGGTGCTCAACGGCGTGCGCCGCTTCGACGACATCCAGGGGCACATCGGCGTGTCCCGGAGCGTGCTGGCCCAGCGGTTGCGCGACCTGATCGCGGCAGGCGTGCTCGAGAAGCGCGAGATCCGCCCCGACGGCGATCGGGCTCGCCACGAGTACCGGTTGACGGCGATGGGCCGTGACCTCCAGCCGGTCATGCACGCGCTGATGGACTTCGGCGACCGGTGGTTGACCGGGCGGGACGAGCCGACCGTCGTCGTCCGCCACCGCGGCTGCGCCGCCCAGGTGCACGTCACGTCGGTGTGCGACGCCGGCCACGTCATCGACGACCCGCGGGAGCTCTACGGCGAGGTCGGTGCGGCCCCGCCGCCGGCAGTTCCGGGACCGACCGCCGCCCCGGACCTGCCGGCAGACGCCTCGCGGTAG
- a CDS encoding N-acetyltransferase family protein: protein MPDAPAPLSTSAGLFAGSAAPRLDLATARGQVLVRPVSPLDADRVDAFVAGLSAASRFRRFNTGVHRLSPSQLAAIVDVDHRGRETLVGVAGRRVVGLVQSIELPADPTAVDIAVVVDDAWQGHGLGRLLLQAIAAAAQATGHGTALVMVQADNGAVLHLIRSSGLPTASQRQGASVDITIQL, encoded by the coding sequence ATGCCGGACGCACCCGCCCCGCTGTCGACGTCCGCGGGGCTGTTCGCGGGGTCCGCGGCGCCGCGCCTGGACCTGGCGACCGCCCGCGGGCAGGTGCTGGTGCGACCCGTGTCGCCGCTCGACGCCGACCGCGTGGACGCCTTCGTCGCGGGGCTGTCCGCGGCCTCGCGCTTCCGACGGTTCAACACCGGCGTGCACCGCCTGTCCCCCTCGCAGCTGGCCGCGATCGTCGACGTGGACCACCGCGGTCGCGAGACGCTGGTCGGGGTGGCGGGCCGGCGGGTGGTCGGCCTGGTCCAGTCGATCGAGCTGCCGGCCGACCCGACCGCGGTGGACATCGCCGTGGTGGTGGACGACGCGTGGCAGGGCCACGGGCTCGGGCGCCTGCTGCTGCAGGCGATCGCGGCCGCCGCGCAGGCGACCGGGCACGGCACCGCGCTGGTCATGGTGCAGGCCGACAACGGGGCGGTCCTGCACCTCATCCGCTCGTCGGGCCTGCCGACCGCCAGCCAGCGGCAGGGGGCATCGGTGGACATCACCATCCAGCTCTGA
- a CDS encoding flavin reductase translates to MPDAVTREEFRDVIGRFATGVTVVTATDDEGDHGMTASAVSSLSLDPPMLLVCMNKSSRTGDAVIATGRFTVNVLAEHQARLATLFAMPADDRFAEVGTTRRANGALALDDVLAVIDCELSEAVEAATHHVMMGRVVGVDARDGAPLAYFRGQFGQLQLARADDVTAVIREQLLGGRLPEGLLDVTDLATSLGVEGGRIERALSALRGEGLLGGDPVAGSRIGPVTPAAIDDALDARCAIELGAADLAVGATGATVAADLRRLAAQSVEVLADPDADLATYAAANTAFHEAMVRTAGSSALLDAYQRLSLPGMLLRGVRDAELLDADHGAEHVVIADAWARGDLPGVREAIVRHTEHSRRTHRAAAGS, encoded by the coding sequence ATGCCGGACGCGGTCACACGTGAGGAGTTCCGTGACGTCATCGGGCGCTTCGCGACCGGGGTGACGGTCGTGACCGCGACCGACGACGAGGGTGACCACGGCATGACGGCGAGCGCCGTGTCGTCGCTGTCCCTCGACCCGCCGATGCTGCTCGTCTGCATGAACAAGTCGTCGCGCACCGGCGACGCGGTCATCGCGACCGGGCGGTTCACGGTCAACGTCCTGGCCGAGCACCAGGCCCGCCTCGCGACGCTGTTCGCGATGCCGGCCGACGACCGCTTCGCCGAGGTCGGCACGACCCGCCGGGCCAACGGCGCCCTGGCCCTCGACGACGTGCTCGCGGTGATCGACTGCGAGCTCTCCGAGGCCGTCGAGGCGGCCACCCACCACGTGATGATGGGGCGCGTCGTCGGCGTCGACGCCCGCGACGGCGCCCCGCTGGCCTACTTCCGCGGGCAGTTCGGCCAGCTGCAGCTGGCGCGCGCCGACGACGTGACCGCGGTGATCCGCGAGCAGCTCCTCGGCGGCCGACTGCCCGAGGGGCTGCTCGACGTCACCGACCTCGCCACCTCGTTGGGCGTCGAGGGCGGCCGCATCGAGCGGGCGCTCTCCGCCCTGCGGGGCGAGGGGCTGCTCGGCGGCGACCCCGTCGCCGGGTCCCGGATCGGACCGGTCACGCCGGCGGCGATCGACGACGCGCTCGACGCCCGCTGCGCGATCGAGCTGGGCGCCGCCGACCTGGCCGTCGGGGCGACCGGCGCGACGGTCGCAGCGGACCTGCGCCGCCTGGCCGCGCAGTCCGTCGAGGTCCTGGCGGACCCGGACGCGGACCTGGCCACCTACGCCGCGGCCAACACCGCCTTCCACGAGGCGATGGTCCGGACGGCCGGCTCGTCGGCGCTGCTCGACGCCTACCAGCGGCTCAGCCTGCCCGGCATGCTCCTGCGCGGGGTGCGCGACGCCGAGCTGCTAGACGCCGACCACGGCGCCGAGCACGTGGTGATCGCCGACGCCTGGGCCCGCGGCGACCTCCCCGGGGTCCGTGAGGCCATCGTCCGCCACACCGAGCACAGCCGCCGGACCCATCGGGCGGCGGCCGGGAGCTGA
- a CDS encoding low specificity L-threonine aldolase, producing the protein MNFASDNVVGVHPDVMAAIAAANVGAQGSYGADEYTARGLDALAELFETDIAAFPVLTGTAANSLCLAAMTPSFGGVLCHADAHVMVDECGAPELFTGGAKLIGLDQPAGKLTPDGISDRLAQFVRGEHDPLPSTVTITNATELGTVYTPDEVGAIAEVAHGRGMRLHVDGARFANALVSQGCAPADLTWRAGVDALSFGGTKNGAMALEVVVLFDRALAEGFAHRRMKTAQLLSKGRFLGAQLEAYLADGLWLDTARHANAMARRLAEGLDAAGRVRLPLPTQANEVFPIMPAGLFAHLEASGAHLYEWPGVGPGTDVIAEGEVFARLVCAWTTTSEQVDELVAAVAGWDG; encoded by the coding sequence TTGAACTTCGCGAGCGACAACGTGGTGGGCGTCCACCCCGACGTCATGGCGGCCATCGCGGCGGCGAACGTGGGCGCACAGGGCTCCTACGGCGCGGACGAGTACACCGCACGCGGGCTGGACGCGCTGGCGGAGCTGTTCGAGACCGACATCGCCGCCTTCCCGGTGCTGACCGGCACCGCCGCCAACTCCCTGTGCCTGGCGGCCATGACCCCGTCCTTCGGCGGGGTGCTGTGCCACGCCGACGCCCACGTCATGGTCGACGAGTGCGGCGCACCCGAGCTGTTCACCGGTGGCGCGAAGCTGATCGGCCTCGACCAGCCCGCCGGCAAGCTGACCCCTGACGGCATCAGCGACCGGCTGGCCCAGTTCGTCCGCGGCGAGCACGACCCCCTCCCCTCGACAGTCACGATCACCAACGCCACCGAGCTCGGCACGGTCTACACCCCCGACGAGGTCGGCGCGATCGCGGAGGTGGCCCACGGTCGCGGCATGCGGCTGCACGTCGACGGCGCCCGGTTCGCCAACGCGCTCGTCAGCCAGGGGTGCGCCCCGGCTGATCTCACGTGGCGGGCGGGCGTGGACGCGCTGTCCTTCGGCGGCACCAAGAACGGCGCGATGGCCCTCGAGGTCGTGGTGCTGTTCGACCGGGCCCTCGCCGAGGGGTTCGCGCACCGCCGCATGAAGACCGCCCAGCTGCTCAGCAAGGGCCGGTTCCTCGGCGCGCAGCTCGAGGCCTACCTGGCCGACGGCCTGTGGCTCGACACCGCCCGGCACGCGAACGCGATGGCGCGCCGGTTGGCGGAGGGCCTCGACGCCGCGGGGCGGGTCCGCCTGCCCCTCCCCACCCAGGCCAACGAGGTCTTCCCGATCATGCCCGCCGGGTTGTTCGCCCACCTGGAGGCGTCGGGTGCGCACCTCTACGAGTGGCCCGGCGTCGGGCCGGGCACCGACGTGATCGCCGAGGGCGAGGTGTTCGCCCGGCTGGTGTGCGCGTGGACGACCACGTCGGAGCAGGTCGACGAGCTGGTCGCCGCCGTCGCGGGCTGGGACGGCTGA